A stretch of Chitinophaga caeni DNA encodes these proteins:
- a CDS encoding M56 family metallopeptidase, producing MTPFFAYICQVVACSGVFYLYYQVALKNARLHRWNRYFIMGSVAFSMLAPLIKIPVQLVKESGNKVSDYTGSFIELKTFVFQQDHISQNLPLSRIMILAYLAVCIIMAIIFVQNILSIQKLKKRGSGNTEPVGSWVCITGDSIESPFSFMNTIFMPTGLQDQRVLQHELVHVKEKHSWDNIFMELVTALFWINPIFHFFKKELNMVHEFIADEKASASDVTAYAESILLYSMQAGSQPVASTFAYAPVTRRIHMLLKSHQMKNNTLRKMLIFPFAFLSFMAVAVSQDKPGEKDTTAEKTVVVVAYGSGNPEQEKPVKKKVDNPPVYPGGNRAMASFLTQHIRYPKEAAKDNVQGKVIVSFVINEDGTISRVKTLGNPIGSGLEEEAMRVVRKMPKWKPGSDKGEKAKVLYHLPIQFNLDTPKKTGGTK from the coding sequence ATGACACCATTTTTTGCATACATCTGCCAAGTAGTGGCATGTTCCGGTGTATTTTACCTCTATTACCAGGTTGCGCTGAAAAATGCAAGGCTCCACCGTTGGAACCGGTATTTTATAATGGGTAGTGTTGCTTTTTCCATGCTCGCACCCTTGATCAAGATACCTGTCCAACTGGTAAAAGAGAGCGGCAACAAGGTCAGCGACTACACCGGGAGCTTTATAGAATTGAAAACATTCGTATTTCAGCAGGATCATATTTCGCAAAACTTGCCATTATCACGAATCATGATTTTGGCTTACCTCGCCGTATGTATCATCATGGCCATCATCTTCGTCCAGAATATATTGTCTATACAAAAACTAAAAAAGCGGGGTAGCGGCAATACGGAGCCGGTGGGCTCATGGGTTTGTATTACCGGTGATTCGATAGAAAGCCCCTTTTCATTTATGAATACGATCTTCATGCCAACAGGGCTCCAGGATCAACGGGTTTTACAACACGAATTGGTACATGTTAAGGAAAAGCATTCTTGGGACAATATTTTCATGGAGCTGGTAACGGCGCTTTTTTGGATTAACCCGATCTTCCATTTCTTTAAAAAAGAATTGAACATGGTGCATGAATTTATTGCCGATGAAAAAGCCTCGGCTAGTGATGTCACGGCTTACGCGGAAAGCATCTTGTTATATTCCATGCAGGCAGGAAGCCAACCGGTAGCAAGCACATTTGCCTATGCCCCGGTTACCAGGCGCATCCATATGCTCTTAAAATCTCACCAAATGAAAAATAATACATTACGCAAAATGCTCATCTTTCCTTTCGCCTTCTTAAGTTTCATGGCTGTAGCGGTTTCGCAGGATAAACCGGGAGAAAAAGATACTACCGCAGAAAAAACGGTTGTCGTAGTGGCTTATGGCAGCGGTAACCCGGAACAAGAAAAGCCGGTCAAAAAAAAGGTTGATAACCCTCCCGTTTACCCAGGCGGTAACAGGGCAATGGCCAGCTTTTTAACCCAACATATTCGGTATCCTAAAGAAGCTGCCAAGGATAATGTTCAAGGTAAAGTAATTGTAAGCTTCGTTATTAACGAGGACGGTACTATATCCAGGGTGAAAACTCTCGGGAATCCAATAGGAAGCGGCCTCGAAGAAGAAGCCATGAGGGTAGTCAGAAAGATGCCGAAATGGAAACCCGGATCAGATAAGGGCGAGAAGGCCAAAGTCCTGTACCATTTGCCTATCCAATTCAACCTGGATACCCCTAAAAAAACCGGCGGTACCAAATAA